In the genome of Fulvivirga maritima, one region contains:
- a CDS encoding SDR family oxidoreductase: MKIFVTGASGFIGSAVVSELINSGHQVLGLARSEASSIKISDAGAEPLKGDLKDLESLKQGASQADGVIHTAFIHDFSQYLKAGDIDQKAIKAIGEVLEGTNKPLVVTSGLLGLPLINGYITEESILQNGPRSSEPTTLALAEEGINASVVRLPPSVHGKGDQGFIPFIINQAKKNGISAYPEDGNNLWPAVHRLDAARLFRLAIEKPHKGAVYNAVGDQGITLKSIAELIAQKLDLAATSVSGEKVTEHFEWMSRFIGFDNPATCVITSQLLNWQPSEIDLLQDMNENYF; this comes from the coding sequence ATGAAAATATTTGTAACAGGAGCCTCAGGTTTTATAGGGTCTGCAGTAGTAAGTGAGTTGATCAACTCAGGTCATCAGGTACTTGGCTTGGCTCGTAGCGAAGCATCTTCCATAAAAATAAGTGATGCAGGTGCTGAGCCTTTAAAAGGAGACCTTAAAGATTTGGAGAGCTTAAAACAAGGAGCATCACAAGCTGATGGGGTAATTCATACTGCGTTTATCCATGATTTTAGCCAATATTTAAAAGCAGGTGATATTGACCAAAAAGCCATTAAAGCCATTGGCGAAGTATTAGAAGGCACAAACAAGCCTTTGGTAGTGACCAGTGGCTTACTTGGTTTACCGCTCATCAATGGATATATTACAGAAGAGAGCATTTTACAGAATGGGCCACGAAGTTCTGAACCTACCACATTAGCACTTGCGGAAGAGGGAATCAATGCTTCAGTGGTTAGACTCCCTCCTTCGGTGCACGGTAAAGGAGACCAGGGTTTCATACCTTTCATTATCAATCAAGCTAAGAAAAATGGTATATCCGCATACCCCGAAGATGGCAACAACCTTTGGCCGGCCGTTCACCGGTTAGATGCCGCCAGGCTTTTCCGATTGGCAATAGAAAAGCCACATAAAGGTGCAGTATACAACGCGGTGGGAGATCAGGGAATTACTCTAAAAAGTATTGCTGAATTAATAGCCCAGAAATTAGATTTAGCCGCCACCTCAGTGAGTGGTGAAAAAGTTACTGAACACTTTGAATGGATGAGCAGATTTATTGGTTTTGATAACCCGGCAACTTGTGTAATTACGAGTCAACTACTCAACTGGCAACCTTCCGAAATTGATTTATTGCAAGACATGAATGAAAACTATTTCTAA
- a CDS encoding SDR family oxidoreductase, producing MKILQNKVAIVTGSSRGLGRAVAERYAFLGANIIINYTNNKAAAEEALQVIKAHGVEAIAVQADISKPHEVKRLFQEAKAVFDQIDIVVANAGIELVDVPVNDITEQQFEKLFSINTKGTFFTLQEAAKHVADGGRIINISSSTTEYPFEGVALYGGSKTAPKYFVEVLAKEIGHRGVTVNSIIPYAVSDAGIFTDHNEPSIEWLIEANPMKRMAHVDDVANVAEFFASDLSSFVNGQHLLVNGGASH from the coding sequence ATGAAAATACTTCAGAATAAAGTAGCCATTGTCACGGGGTCTAGTCGTGGTTTAGGGAGAGCTGTTGCCGAAAGATATGCCTTCTTAGGGGCTAATATTATTATAAATTATACTAATAATAAGGCTGCTGCAGAGGAGGCTTTGCAGGTCATAAAGGCTCATGGTGTGGAGGCTATTGCTGTTCAGGCAGATATAAGCAAGCCGCATGAAGTAAAACGTCTATTTCAGGAAGCCAAAGCTGTTTTTGATCAAATAGATATTGTGGTGGCCAATGCTGGAATAGAGTTGGTAGATGTACCCGTAAATGACATTACTGAACAGCAATTTGAAAAATTGTTTAGCATTAATACCAAAGGAACATTTTTTACCTTGCAGGAAGCGGCAAAGCATGTTGCTGATGGAGGGCGCATTATTAATATATCTTCCAGTACTACTGAATATCCTTTTGAGGGGGTAGCGCTTTATGGAGGTAGTAAAACTGCACCTAAGTATTTCGTTGAGGTTTTGGCAAAGGAAATAGGACATCGTGGCGTTACTGTAAATTCTATCATACCCTATGCAGTAAGTGATGCAGGAATTTTTACGGATCATAACGAACCATCAATCGAATGGCTAATAGAGGCTAACCCTATGAAACGTATGGCTCATGTAGATGATGTGGCCAATGTAGCCGAATTTTTTGCCAGTGACTTATCTTCTTTTGTTAATGGCCAGCACCTATTAGTGAATGGTGGAGCCAGTCATTGA
- a CDS encoding helix-turn-helix domain-containing protein: MKIKAPIHVKSISEFHKLRRLPPPEHPLISLIDYASIQTRDSDESEALFFDFYLISIKKGLTVKLKYGQHTYDHDEGVMSFMAPHQILKLERIKGASPPRSGWMLLIHPDFIWNTSLAKNIKQYDFFGYAANEALFLSEREEKMLDGIVQNIKQEYLNNIDKFSQNIIVSQIETLLNYSERFYQRQFITRKKASHQILEQLETLLENYFSNNNLLENGLPTPHFVSDQLNLTTSYLSSLLKSLTGLSTQQHIHQKLIEKAKEKLTTTPCSISEIAYDLGFEHSQSFSRFFKQKTNISPLEFRNSFLQN, translated from the coding sequence ATGAAAATCAAAGCCCCTATACATGTAAAAAGCATTAGTGAGTTTCATAAACTGAGGCGACTACCACCACCAGAGCATCCACTGATCAGCCTCATTGATTATGCTTCTATACAAACCCGTGATAGCGACGAGAGTGAGGCACTATTCTTTGATTTTTACCTTATTTCTATAAAGAAAGGCCTTACAGTAAAGCTAAAATACGGACAGCATACTTATGACCATGATGAAGGGGTAATGTCATTTATGGCACCACACCAGATACTAAAACTTGAAAGAATAAAAGGAGCCTCACCCCCGCGTTCTGGCTGGATGCTGCTCATACATCCTGATTTTATTTGGAATACCTCTTTAGCCAAAAACATTAAACAATACGATTTTTTCGGGTATGCTGCTAATGAGGCTTTATTTCTCTCTGAAAGGGAAGAAAAGATGCTTGATGGCATAGTACAAAATATTAAACAGGAGTACCTTAATAATATTGATAAATTCAGCCAAAACATTATAGTTTCTCAAATAGAAACCTTACTCAATTATTCTGAACGTTTTTATCAACGCCAATTTATTACCAGAAAAAAGGCAAGCCACCAAATATTAGAACAATTAGAAACCTTGCTTGAAAATTATTTCAGCAATAACAATCTGTTGGAAAACGGCCTACCTACACCTCATTTTGTTTCTGATCAACTTAATCTTACTACCAGCTATTTAAGTTCATTACTCAAATCACTCACCGGCCTGAGTACACAACAACATATACACCAAAAGCTGATTGAAAAAGCAAAAGAAAAACTCACCACCACACCCTGCTCAATAAGTGAAATTGCCTATGATCTGGGTTTTGAGCATTCTCAAAGTTTTAGCCGGTTTTTTAAACAAAAAACGAACATATCTCCGCTGGAATTTAGGAATTCATTTTTACAGAATTAA
- a CDS encoding DUF1348 family protein produces MLKLAYTVDSQWRNRNLFINGREEITAFLSKKWQNELDYKLKKEYWSHSDNRIAVRFEYGYRNLNGQWFRAYGNENWEFDENGLMAKRFASINDLEMAENERYL; encoded by the coding sequence TTGCTAAAGCTAGCTTATACAGTAGACAGTCAATGGAGAAATAGAAATCTATTCATTAACGGTCGGGAAGAAATTACAGCCTTCCTGTCCAAAAAATGGCAGAATGAATTAGACTATAAACTCAAGAAAGAATATTGGAGCCATTCTGACAATAGAATAGCTGTACGCTTTGAATATGGATACAGAAATCTGAATGGTCAATGGTTTAGAGCCTACGGAAACGAAAATTGGGAATTTGATGAAAACGGTCTGATGGCAAAAAGATTTGCCAGTATAAATGATCTGGAAATGGCAGAAAATGAAAGGTATTTATAA
- a CDS encoding M48 family metallopeptidase — protein MNANIEKDYRKWILFNNQIEDFQNLYELFTAVESRQGKGGVSIEIEDSPGDFLMTVEQAGYDHTLGIIGEVERKGFLDYLVQHYFPNEEIEEWYQSKVQEKEKSHNIHVSSSAVRAENLDFKVHPKERRYYQWRVFFSSCVYLAILAMLVITFLQSAISGVMAVVGLIAFILLFGLLKRIGQGFFIGLIQGNSVRLNEKQYPEIYFIVKDQCQRIGIKEMPDIYVLHGHFNAFVTKLARNKHLVLFSEVLETASKGDFEVLKFVIGHELGHIKRQHLNHEFFLAPSAIIPFLKLAHSRACEYTCDRIGFHFSAIGSVEGILILATGKEIYSKINTSQFIEDSKDNNNFWVWLSEKFLSHPHIYKRMGAIKNYADRGY, from the coding sequence ATGAATGCTAACATAGAAAAGGATTATAGAAAATGGATCTTATTTAATAATCAAATTGAAGATTTTCAAAATTTATATGAGCTATTCACCGCAGTGGAGTCCAGGCAAGGGAAAGGGGGTGTTTCCATAGAAATAGAAGATTCACCAGGTGATTTCCTAATGACCGTAGAGCAGGCTGGGTATGATCACACGCTGGGAATTATTGGAGAGGTAGAGAGGAAAGGGTTTTTAGACTATTTAGTTCAACACTATTTCCCAAATGAAGAAATAGAGGAATGGTATCAATCAAAAGTTCAGGAGAAGGAAAAATCTCATAATATCCATGTCTCATCTTCTGCTGTTAGAGCTGAGAACCTGGATTTTAAAGTGCATCCTAAAGAAAGGAGATACTATCAATGGCGAGTATTTTTTAGCTCATGCGTCTATTTGGCCATTTTAGCCATGTTGGTTATTACTTTTCTTCAATCAGCTATTTCTGGAGTAATGGCTGTAGTTGGGCTTATAGCTTTTATTCTGCTTTTTGGGTTATTAAAAAGGATTGGGCAGGGATTTTTTATAGGGTTAATACAAGGTAATTCTGTTAGACTGAACGAGAAGCAATACCCGGAAATCTATTTTATAGTTAAAGATCAATGTCAGAGAATAGGAATTAAAGAGATGCCAGATATATATGTGCTTCACGGACACTTTAATGCATTTGTAACAAAGCTTGCCCGCAACAAGCACTTGGTATTGTTTTCAGAAGTACTTGAAACTGCTTCTAAAGGAGATTTTGAAGTTTTAAAATTCGTAATTGGTCATGAACTAGGTCATATAAAAAGACAACATCTGAACCATGAATTTTTTCTTGCACCATCGGCAATAATACCTTTTCTTAAGTTAGCACATTCCAGAGCTTGTGAATATACTTGTGATAGAATAGGGTTCCATTTTTCAGCTATAGGTTCAGTTGAAGGGATTTTAATTCTGGCTACAGGAAAAGAAATTTATTCAAAAATCAATACCAGCCAGTTTATAGAAGACTCAAAGGATAATAATAATTTTTGGGTTTGGCTAAGTGAAAAGTTTTTAAGCCACCCTCATATTTATAAAAGAATGGGGGCAATTAAAAACTATGCTGATAGAGGGTATTGA
- a CDS encoding SDR family oxidoreductase: MNIKNNTVLVTGGGSGIGLEIAKYFYDHGSEVIICGRRAEVLEEARGAMPNLHILVCDLSNAEERVRLVENILVDFPQLNILVNNAGMQQFINLNELHSAEWGYLQTEIQINLEAPIHLTALLLSHLREKSNANIINITSGLGFVPYAAVPIYSATKAGIHSFTLSLRHQLKNSGIGVLEIIPPAVNTDLGGKGLHTYGVDVKEFTLSVMNRLVNDEMEVGFGSSEEVRFFGKPENETRFKRMNG, from the coding sequence ATGAATATCAAAAATAACACAGTACTAGTAACAGGCGGCGGTAGTGGAATAGGGCTGGAAATAGCAAAATACTTTTATGATCATGGTAGTGAGGTGATTATTTGTGGCAGAAGGGCCGAAGTGCTGGAAGAGGCCAGGGGAGCTATGCCGAATCTGCATATCCTGGTGTGTGACTTGAGTAATGCAGAGGAACGAGTTCGGTTAGTTGAAAATATTTTGGTAGATTTCCCTCAATTAAATATTTTGGTGAATAACGCAGGGATGCAACAATTCATAAATCTCAATGAATTACACTCTGCGGAATGGGGATATTTACAGACAGAAATACAGATCAACCTGGAGGCGCCTATCCATCTAACTGCTTTATTATTAAGTCACTTGCGTGAAAAATCGAATGCTAATATTATTAACATAACCTCAGGTCTGGGTTTTGTGCCTTATGCAGCCGTGCCGATTTACAGTGCTACTAAAGCAGGGATTCATTCTTTTACACTTTCTTTAAGGCATCAACTCAAAAATTCGGGTATTGGAGTTCTTGAAATTATACCACCTGCAGTAAATACAGATTTGGGAGGCAAAGGCTTACATACTTATGGGGTAGATGTTAAAGAATTTACCCTTTCCGTAATGAATAGGTTAGTAAATGATGAAATGGAAGTGGGCTTTGGAAGCTCGGAAGAAGTTAGGTTTTTCGGTAAACCTGAAAATGAAACACGCTTTAAAAGGATGAATGGATGA
- a CDS encoding Atu4866 domain-containing protein, whose protein sequence is MEKTIEETKEYLGMWVTEDGHIRHELLQTMRYDEARGSRKSAYQGSYRVTGNHIDYKDDTGFTADGEFKNGILYHGGMIFYKEL, encoded by the coding sequence ATGGAAAAAACAATAGAAGAAACCAAGGAGTATTTAGGTATGTGGGTAACTGAAGATGGGCATATTCGTCATGAACTGTTGCAAACAATGAGATACGATGAAGCTCGTGGCTCTAGAAAAAGTGCTTATCAGGGAAGTTATAGAGTAACGGGGAATCACATCGATTATAAAGATGACACTGGCTTTACTGCTGATGGCGAGTTTAAAAATGGAATATTATACCATGGAGGTATGATCTTCTACAAAGAGCTTTAA
- a CDS encoding helix-turn-helix domain-containing protein encodes MEKAFRFNSISEFHHFCNLPAAEHPLISLIDYSKVKYPVNDHELQWIQSFYSIGLKRNVNAKFNYGQQSYDFDAGVLTFVSPLQFLKIEMNPKVKVEPSGWLLLIHPDFLFGTVLAKKIKSYDFFQYAAYEALFLSEKEEAVIVEILKNIEREYQSNIDRFSQELIVAQLEMLLIYSERFYERQFITRKKKNVELVARFEQVLSGYFDKDISVQNGIPSVNMIASELNISANYLGSVLRMYTKQNTQQHIQNKIIEKAKEKLTVTNLTVSEIAYELGFERPQSFSKLFKKNTNQTPLEFRKSFN; translated from the coding sequence ATGGAAAAGGCATTTCGTTTCAACTCAATATCTGAATTTCATCATTTCTGTAACCTGCCAGCGGCTGAGCATCCATTAATTAGTCTAATAGATTATAGTAAGGTGAAATACCCTGTTAATGATCATGAACTACAGTGGATACAAAGTTTTTACTCAATAGGGTTGAAGCGAAATGTTAATGCCAAATTCAATTACGGGCAGCAATCTTATGATTTTGATGCTGGGGTGCTCACTTTTGTATCACCATTGCAGTTTCTCAAAATTGAGATGAACCCTAAAGTGAAGGTTGAGCCATCCGGATGGTTGTTACTTATTCACCCTGATTTTCTCTTCGGTACTGTTTTGGCTAAGAAAATAAAGTCATATGATTTCTTTCAATATGCCGCTTATGAGGCACTGTTCCTCTCTGAGAAGGAGGAGGCAGTTATTGTAGAGATTCTTAAGAATATAGAACGGGAATATCAATCTAATATAGATCGTTTTAGTCAGGAGCTGATTGTGGCACAATTGGAAATGTTGCTGATCTATTCTGAGCGATTTTATGAACGCCAATTTATAACTCGTAAGAAAAAAAATGTGGAGTTAGTCGCCAGGTTTGAACAGGTGTTGTCTGGTTACTTTGATAAAGATATATCAGTACAAAATGGTATTCCTTCTGTTAACATGATTGCCTCAGAACTTAATATCTCAGCTAATTATCTGGGTAGTGTTTTAAGAATGTATACCAAACAGAATACGCAGCAGCATATACAAAATAAAATTATAGAGAAGGCCAAAGAAAAACTTACCGTTACTAATCTGACTGTGAGTGAGATTGCTTACGAGCTAGGCTTTGAGCGTCCTCAATCATTCAGTAAATTATTTAAGAAAAATACTAACCAAACCCCTCTGGAGTTTAGAAAATCATTTAATTAG
- a CDS encoding SDR family oxidoreductase, which translates to MAKTIFITGTSSGIGKRTAKYFQQKGWNVIATMRNPEKETELTQLDNVTVLPLDVTNSEQIKTTVAKAVSLGKIDVVLNNAGYGTVGALEGTTEQEIEQVVNTNLVGVIKLTKEFIPHFRENKSGVFITISSIGGLVAYPFFSLYHTTKWAIEGFTESLAFELNQLGIQIKTVQPGPTKTDFTGRSLVIPEHAAYDDIFDSFKNIFFSDAVLDNLAPAETVSEVIYEAATDGKNQLRYLVGSVANGDYNKRLELGAEEFHKDLDKTFFGE; encoded by the coding sequence ATGGCAAAAACAATTTTTATTACAGGAACTTCTTCAGGAATAGGAAAAAGAACCGCAAAATACTTCCAACAAAAAGGATGGAACGTAATTGCTACTATGCGAAACCCTGAAAAAGAGACCGAATTAACACAGCTAGATAACGTTACCGTATTACCTTTAGACGTTACTAATTCAGAACAAATCAAAACCACTGTAGCAAAAGCAGTTTCGTTAGGTAAAATTGATGTTGTACTAAACAACGCGGGTTACGGAACAGTGGGAGCTTTAGAAGGCACTACAGAACAGGAAATAGAGCAAGTGGTAAACACTAACCTGGTAGGGGTTATAAAGTTAACAAAAGAATTCATCCCTCATTTCAGAGAAAACAAAAGTGGTGTATTTATTACAATCTCTTCCATTGGTGGCTTAGTGGCATATCCTTTCTTTTCATTGTACCATACTACAAAATGGGCTATTGAAGGTTTTACCGAAAGCTTAGCTTTTGAATTAAATCAGTTAGGCATACAGATAAAAACGGTTCAACCCGGCCCTACAAAAACTGATTTCACAGGACGTTCTTTGGTTATTCCGGAACACGCTGCTTATGACGATATTTTTGACAGCTTCAAAAATATATTCTTTAGCGATGCTGTCTTAGATAATCTTGCTCCTGCAGAAACTGTTTCTGAAGTTATTTATGAGGCTGCTACTGACGGGAAAAACCAATTGCGTTATCTAGTAGGATCAGTTGCTAATGGTGACTACAACAAACGTTTAGAATTAGGAGCTGAAGAATTTCACAAAGATTTAGACAAAACCTTTTTTGGTGAATAA
- a CDS encoding TetR/AcrR family transcriptional regulator has product MNSPRERILEVTSELFHQQGYNSTGINQIIKEAKVAKASLYSRQSMEK; this is encoded by the coding sequence ATGAACTCACCAAGAGAACGAATTTTAGAAGTTACATCAGAATTATTCCATCAACAGGGGTATAATAGCACAGGCATAAATCAAATAATAAAAGAGGCCAAAGTTGCTAAAGCTAGCTTATACAGTAGACAGTCAATGGAGAAATAG
- a CDS encoding helix-turn-helix domain-containing protein, whose protein sequence is MNHIESLDDFYKQRLKTTPKPLQNVIGHFNVFAFDDLTGCSIKPIPYSRRGYFKISLIKGKNKVHYSDKSIKIKKQALLFANPQVPYNWEQINNDQSGFSCVFTENFFHHFGNPLNYSSFQPEGTPIIELTDEQTSWAEQVFSEMISEWTSDNKHKYDKMRMLVFELLYHAEKLQPQKTDTKNHTNASQKISTQFLELLERQFPVEDARIVPLRSASEFADKLSVHVNHLNKALKEVLNKSTSIIIQERMLVEAKILLKHTNKDISEIAFALGFKEPTHFHNFFKKHAEITPSQFRID, encoded by the coding sequence ATGAACCACATTGAATCATTAGACGATTTTTATAAGCAGCGATTAAAAACCACTCCTAAACCTCTGCAAAATGTAATAGGACATTTTAATGTGTTTGCTTTTGATGATTTAACAGGATGTAGCATAAAACCTATTCCTTATAGCCGAAGGGGTTATTTTAAAATCAGTTTGATCAAGGGAAAGAATAAAGTTCATTATTCAGACAAAAGTATTAAAATTAAAAAACAAGCATTGCTATTTGCCAACCCACAGGTACCCTATAATTGGGAACAAATAAACAACGACCAAAGTGGGTTTTCATGCGTTTTTACAGAGAATTTCTTCCATCATTTTGGAAATCCTTTAAATTATTCTTCTTTTCAGCCTGAAGGTACTCCTATTATAGAACTAACAGACGAGCAAACCAGCTGGGCAGAACAGGTCTTTTCAGAAATGATCTCAGAGTGGACTTCTGACAATAAACATAAATATGATAAAATGCGAATGCTGGTATTTGAACTGTTATACCATGCTGAAAAACTACAACCTCAAAAAACAGACACAAAAAACCACACAAACGCTTCTCAAAAGATATCTACTCAGTTTTTAGAGCTATTAGAGCGTCAGTTTCCCGTTGAAGATGCCAGGATAGTTCCCTTACGGTCAGCCTCAGAATTTGCCGATAAGCTATCAGTTCATGTTAATCATTTAAACAAGGCCTTAAAAGAGGTTTTAAACAAGTCCACCTCCATTATAATACAAGAGAGAATGTTAGTTGAAGCTAAAATTTTACTTAAGCACACCAATAAAGATATCTCAGAAATTGCTTTTGCATTGGGATTTAAAGAACCCACCCATTTTCATAACTTCTTTAAGAAGCATGCCGAAATAACTCCAAGCCAATTTAGAATTGATTGA
- a CDS encoding SDR family oxidoreductase yields MSTLTNKVAVVTGSSKGIGAAIALRLADAGAKVVINYNGNKEAAEEVLDSIKGKGGEAVVIQADVSKRADVTRLFDEAISHFGKIDIWVNNAGVMLNAMIKDLSEDQFEKQIDINFKGVFYALQEASTKLADNGSIINLSSTVTRTIFPTYGVYSATKAAVEQLSRVFAKEIGARGINVNCVLPGPTGTDLFLKGKSEELIAQIASNNAYKRLGTPEEIAQVVAFLATDEAKWISGQSIGANGGMS; encoded by the coding sequence ATGAGTACACTAACCAATAAAGTAGCCGTAGTTACAGGATCTTCAAAAGGAATAGGCGCAGCCATTGCGCTAAGACTAGCGGATGCAGGAGCAAAAGTAGTAATTAATTATAATGGTAATAAAGAGGCAGCGGAGGAAGTGCTTGATTCCATTAAAGGAAAAGGTGGTGAAGCTGTTGTGATTCAGGCTGATGTGAGTAAAAGGGCTGATGTAACCCGTTTGTTTGATGAAGCGATTAGTCATTTTGGTAAAATTGACATATGGGTAAATAATGCAGGAGTGATGCTCAATGCCATGATTAAAGATTTGAGTGAAGATCAGTTTGAAAAGCAAATCGATATCAATTTCAAAGGTGTGTTCTATGCTTTGCAGGAAGCATCTACCAAATTAGCTGATAATGGAAGTATTATCAATCTATCTTCTACCGTAACACGTACTATTTTTCCTACTTATGGTGTTTATTCGGCTACCAAGGCTGCAGTAGAGCAATTGTCCAGGGTTTTTGCTAAGGAGATAGGTGCAAGAGGAATTAATGTTAATTGTGTGCTGCCCGGACCTACAGGTACCGATTTATTCCTTAAAGGAAAATCAGAAGAACTGATTGCGCAAATAGCCTCAAATAATGCTTATAAACGATTAGGTACACCAGAAGAAATAGCTCAAGTGGTAGCATTTTTAGCTACGGACGAAGCCAAATGGATTTCTGGTCAAAGCATTGGAGCTAATGGAGGCATGTCCTAA
- a CDS encoding AraC family transcriptional regulator: MTDLNSIENLHEFYEKMGITQTPNSSVNGFTIHHVQDSIRKLPYRTQSFRPNYYNFLFSKDGDGSYTIDDHAFPVKNRTVYFTNPGNFRTFEWTRLTDARLITFDEAFLKEYTDSDIFEKFPYLLTETVRPRVLTQDQFARVERLYNLIEQEFLSPSAFQNKVIGSLLVGLLWIIKEYCYLDYNPIYEGNRSSQIVKDFKLNVEQYFKEVLEGRMEQPMRVQYFADQQNLHVNYLSNVISNKTGKPMLYWINEKAISTAKILLQNPSLSIKEISNQMGFLESAHFSNYFKKQSGDSPATYRKNYLF, translated from the coding sequence ATGACGGATCTTAATAGTATTGAAAATTTACATGAGTTCTACGAGAAAATGGGGATAACGCAAACTCCAAATAGCTCGGTAAATGGATTTACGATCCATCATGTTCAGGATTCTATCAGAAAACTACCATATAGAACACAAAGTTTTAGGCCGAATTACTATAATTTTCTTTTTAGCAAAGATGGAGATGGAAGTTATACCATAGATGATCATGCCTTCCCGGTAAAGAACAGGACTGTATATTTTACTAACCCAGGTAATTTCAGAACTTTTGAGTGGACGCGGCTAACGGATGCTCGTCTTATTACTTTTGACGAGGCATTTTTGAAGGAATATACAGATAGCGACATCTTTGAGAAATTTCCATATTTATTAACTGAAACTGTTCGGCCCAGGGTGTTAACCCAAGATCAATTTGCTAGGGTGGAGCGGCTTTACAACCTGATAGAGCAAGAGTTTCTATCTCCTTCAGCGTTTCAAAATAAGGTTATAGGTAGTTTGTTAGTGGGTTTATTATGGATAATTAAGGAGTATTGTTACTTAGATTATAATCCTATTTATGAGGGTAATCGCAGCTCACAAATTGTAAAGGATTTTAAATTAAACGTAGAGCAATATTTTAAGGAAGTCTTGGAAGGTAGAATGGAACAACCTATGCGGGTACAATATTTTGCTGATCAGCAAAACCTGCATGTAAACTACCTTTCTAATGTTATTAGCAACAAAACAGGGAAGCCTATGCTATACTGGATTAATGAAAAAGCCATTTCTACGGCCAAAATTCTTCTCCAAAACCCTTCACTTAGTATTAAGGAGATATCTAACCAGATGGGTTTTTTAGAAAGCGCTCATTTTAGTAATTATTTCAAAAAACAAAGCGGAGATAGCCCGGCTACTTACCGTAAAAACTATCTTTTTTAA
- a CDS encoding DUF1304 domain-containing protein: MNVIAHLLTGLVALEHLYILWIEMFAWETKGRKTFKSIPGDLFPKTKVLAANQGLYNGFLAAGLIWTFFISDIQWVVNVRLFFLLCVVIAGIFGAITASKKIFFVQALPALLALLFVIILLFSIE, translated from the coding sequence ATAAACGTTATCGCACACCTGTTAACTGGTTTAGTGGCTCTAGAGCATTTGTATATTTTGTGGATTGAAATGTTTGCATGGGAAACTAAAGGAAGGAAGACTTTTAAGTCAATCCCAGGAGACTTATTTCCTAAAACTAAGGTATTAGCGGCCAATCAGGGACTTTATAACGGTTTTTTGGCTGCCGGCTTAATTTGGACTTTCTTCATTTCAGATATTCAGTGGGTGGTTAATGTTCGGTTATTCTTTTTGCTGTGCGTTGTAATTGCCGGAATATTTGGGGCGATTACAGCTAGCAAGAAAATATTTTTTGTACAGGCATTACCGGCTCTGCTAGCCCTTTTATTTGTTATAATTCTATTGTTTTCGATTGAATAA